One genomic segment of Sanyastnella coralliicola includes these proteins:
- a CDS encoding DUF5004 domain-containing protein produces MNKIETKNQNKSVSMKNFTRFFTLAFALTILFAGCKEEIEGELGEPFDKVAGLNGKWELTSFIQKDLNNPIKEERDLSQFYIVDGVTPLQLTFNSSDLSYEVAITEGRNYFGEGGNWRLDDPEYPTQVIMESATDTAAFDLGTIVRTFDSSMELELLRGCDVGGDNETQTVIYRFVFNRVNE; encoded by the coding sequence ATGAATAAGATTGAAACGAAGAATCAGAATAAGAGCGTGAGCATGAAGAATTTCACTCGCTTTTTCACCCTCGCCTTTGCCCTGACGATCCTTTTCGCAGGTTGTAAAGAAGAGATCGAAGGTGAACTCGGCGAACCTTTTGACAAGGTGGCCGGACTAAATGGAAAATGGGAACTCACTTCTTTCATCCAGAAAGACTTGAACAACCCAATTAAAGAAGAACGCGACTTGAGTCAGTTCTACATTGTAGATGGTGTTACACCGCTGCAATTGACATTTAACTCAAGTGATTTGTCATATGAAGTTGCCATTACCGAAGGAAGAAACTATTTCGGAGAAGGTGGGAACTGGCGTCTTGATGATCCAGAATACCCTACGCAGGTAATTATGGAATCAGCAACTGACACTGCTGCATTTGATTTGGGTACCATCGTTAGAACGTTTGATTCTAGCATGGAACTCGAATTACTCCGCGGTTGCGACGTTGGTGGAGACAACGAGACTCAAACGGTGATTTACCGTTTCGTATTTAACCGAGTAAACGAATAA
- a CDS encoding RagB/SusD family nutrient uptake outer membrane protein, protein MKKIFLLIMVSTAFWGCDKLLEFEPGDVVIDETALETPEDAQRLLNSNYDVLGNLYDGRVQNIAELLSDNLAFPDNNNDFIAVFNRETNFFTTGTGSVYTDLYRAVYRGNALIQNFDLIEGLSEDEQTRMEAEVRFIRALCHWQAVKLWAQPYGWTANNTHLGVPIRREASQEPLLRSTVGEVYDFILEDLQYARANLPEQNDVYADRNSATALLANVYFLMGDYTNAASLASEVIESGQYTLDEDIDRYEVETTNTETIFGIVGNLIDNRSENFRDNYRSDNNPDPNLTFSADVAELLSLNASDARNEWVTAGGDLNLVNKFNGKEFFNIPILYLTTMKLMRAEALAQSGGDLSTAIEDINDIRDRAFGEGLNDLDPSSTAEEVIAAARAEYRKETLCEGVWIDQLKRMGVAGEDITVRGAPYDCPGMAIQFPNGETTSEGFILNEEGGCL, encoded by the coding sequence ATGAAAAAGATATTTCTATTGATCATGGTTTCTACAGCCTTTTGGGGTTGTGATAAACTACTTGAATTCGAACCGGGTGATGTTGTCATCGACGAGACGGCACTAGAAACACCGGAAGATGCTCAACGTCTATTGAATTCAAACTACGATGTACTAGGGAACCTCTATGACGGACGAGTTCAGAACATTGCTGAACTGCTGTCTGATAACTTGGCCTTCCCAGATAACAACAACGATTTCATTGCTGTATTCAACCGTGAAACGAACTTCTTTACCACTGGTACAGGAAGTGTTTACACTGACCTTTACCGAGCTGTTTATCGTGGAAATGCCCTGATTCAGAACTTCGACCTCATCGAAGGATTGTCTGAAGACGAGCAAACACGCATGGAGGCTGAAGTACGATTCATTCGCGCACTATGTCACTGGCAAGCAGTGAAGCTTTGGGCTCAGCCTTACGGATGGACCGCAAACAACACGCACTTGGGTGTTCCGATTCGCCGCGAGGCATCTCAGGAACCGTTGCTACGTTCAACTGTTGGTGAAGTGTATGACTTCATCTTGGAAGACCTCCAGTACGCTCGTGCGAATCTGCCTGAGCAGAATGATGTTTACGCAGACCGCAACAGTGCTACTGCCCTTCTAGCGAATGTTTACTTCCTCATGGGAGATTACACGAACGCTGCTTCACTTGCAAGCGAAGTTATTGAGTCAGGTCAGTACACGCTCGATGAAGACATTGATCGTTACGAAGTTGAAACTACGAACACAGAGACAATCTTTGGTATTGTTGGTAACTTGATCGACAACCGTTCGGAAAACTTCCGCGACAATTACCGTTCAGACAACAACCCAGATCCAAACTTGACGTTTAGTGCTGACGTAGCTGAATTGCTTTCGTTGAACGCATCAGACGCTCGCAACGAATGGGTAACCGCTGGTGGAGACCTCAACCTCGTAAACAAGTTCAATGGAAAGGAATTCTTCAATATTCCTATCCTCTACTTGACAACGATGAAGTTGATGCGCGCAGAAGCCTTGGCTCAGTCTGGGGGCGATCTTTCTACGGCTATTGAAGATATCAACGACATTCGTGACCGTGCCTTCGGCGAAGGGTTGAATGATCTTGATCCTTCTTCTACTGCTGAAGAGGTCATTGCCGCAGCTCGTGCTGAATACCGAAAAGAAACGCTTTGTGAAGGAGTTTGGATTGACCAACTGAAGCGCATGGGTGTTGCGGGGGAAGATATCACTGTTCGTGGTGCACCGTATGATTGCCCAGGTATGGCTATTCAGTTCCCTAACGGGGAAACAACATCAGAAGGATTCATCCTTAATGAAGAAGGAGGATGTCTGTGA
- a CDS encoding SusC/RagA family TonB-linked outer membrane protein, with translation MNRSKALSALLAAVCLSLGGYAQTLKGKVTGTSGEALPYATVIVVQTSNGTFTDDDGNFVLELEPGTFDVRASFVGYENLTKPITIADGETKTLNFELKEDGVFLDDVVVVGYGVQRKREVTGAIEKIDSKTVTSMPTPSFESTLQGQAAGVQVSQGSGAAGAGSLIRVRGIASVSAGGDPLYVVDGIPITQDYFLRGNSGALNNNPLASINPNDIESVEILKDAAATGIYGSRGANGVILITTKRGSQKGTKFEFSTRHGIATPASLPNMLNTEQYLQLRQEAWENDGGTGYVWLPGYTTVGSDAASREAAFLEAMKTDTDWVDETVGTGFKQMYNFGVRNGGKKHGLYAGITYDDNQSYLIGNSYERISGRANFDYTFNRWLKLMFSGSVSRGINNKVDVAWSGGLGSAMSTALPYYGIRYEEDVLDDDGNVIHEAGDFITQWTNPVAAQELKKWRTTEDRSINNLSLMLTPMEDLIIKVGGGFDFMHIREDIFNPAALSVTSDLGTADRFANYVLNWNYSATVNYLWDYGEYHKFNFLVGTEFQRSDAYGYSTTYFDVTGPVWEVDSLREDAANVNRTENNPSQWSFLSYFGRVNYTLKDKYVFQGTARVDGSSRFGRNNRYGFFPSISAGWIVSEENFMKGIERINFLKIRTSYGITGNAAIPDYARFGTFSQDNNGILYNGQPIIFPLQLANPNLRWETSATWDAGIELGLLDDRITMELGVYRKMSRDVLLNVNVSPSTGFTNYWDNVAQILNRGVEFSIKSRNVVGKFNWTTDLNISRNYNELVDIGDYTPDAVSGGTNDSRVIVGQPVGSFYLVEFSHVDPDNGLPVYIDLEGNETYDYDNAIRKYVGDGLPDVIGGVTNSFQWKNWDLSALMTFSIGAKIFDSSSKRQLGVVTDWNMRTEIYDRWRQPGDLSTFPRLTLDETTYGLPSGFPWWNTDLFVFDASYVRMRNLTLGYNFQNVKVKNLDFDQFRVAFNVTNLFTLTNFPGLDPEVVRDFENAQDRNLSPNVTYLTPPQERAYNIQINISF, from the coding sequence ATGAATCGTTCTAAAGCCCTATCCGCTTTGCTCGCAGCCGTTTGTCTATCCTTAGGAGGATACGCTCAAACGCTAAAGGGTAAAGTCACCGGAACATCGGGTGAGGCGCTTCCATACGCGACTGTCATAGTTGTACAGACGTCGAATGGTACCTTCACCGATGACGACGGAAACTTTGTGCTCGAACTCGAACCAGGAACCTTCGATGTTCGTGCCTCATTCGTAGGATATGAGAACCTTACGAAGCCCATCACCATCGCTGATGGAGAAACAAAAACACTCAACTTCGAGCTCAAAGAAGACGGTGTATTCCTCGATGACGTTGTTGTCGTTGGATACGGTGTTCAGCGCAAAAGAGAAGTGACTGGAGCCATCGAAAAAATTGACTCTAAAACGGTGACTTCGATGCCAACCCCTTCATTCGAATCTACACTTCAAGGTCAAGCGGCCGGGGTGCAAGTTTCTCAAGGATCTGGTGCTGCTGGCGCTGGTTCATTGATTCGTGTTCGCGGTATCGCTTCTGTTTCAGCCGGAGGTGACCCGCTGTACGTAGTTGATGGTATTCCAATTACCCAAGACTACTTCCTTCGTGGAAACAGTGGAGCATTGAACAACAACCCACTCGCTTCAATTAACCCGAACGATATTGAGTCAGTTGAAATCCTCAAAGATGCAGCAGCCACTGGTATCTACGGTTCACGTGGTGCGAACGGGGTGATCCTGATTACAACAAAGCGTGGTTCTCAAAAAGGAACAAAATTCGAATTCAGCACACGTCACGGTATCGCAACACCAGCGTCGCTTCCGAACATGCTCAACACTGAGCAGTACCTACAGCTTCGTCAGGAGGCTTGGGAGAATGACGGTGGAACAGGATACGTTTGGCTACCAGGCTACACGACAGTTGGTTCTGATGCTGCATCTCGTGAGGCTGCTTTTCTAGAAGCAATGAAAACCGACACCGACTGGGTTGACGAAACCGTAGGAACTGGATTCAAGCAGATGTACAACTTCGGTGTACGTAACGGAGGAAAGAAACACGGACTCTACGCAGGTATTACTTACGATGATAATCAGTCGTACCTGATTGGTAATAGCTACGAGCGTATCAGTGGACGTGCAAACTTTGACTACACCTTCAATCGTTGGTTGAAATTGATGTTCTCGGGATCAGTTAGCCGTGGTATCAATAACAAAGTTGACGTTGCATGGTCAGGTGGACTTGGATCTGCCATGTCTACTGCCCTGCCGTATTACGGAATCCGTTATGAAGAAGACGTGCTTGATGATGACGGCAACGTGATCCACGAAGCAGGCGACTTCATCACGCAGTGGACAAACCCTGTAGCTGCTCAAGAATTGAAAAAGTGGCGAACTACTGAAGACCGTTCAATCAACAACCTCAGCTTGATGTTGACTCCAATGGAGGACTTGATCATCAAAGTAGGAGGTGGATTTGACTTCATGCACATCCGTGAAGACATCTTTAACCCTGCGGCGCTCTCTGTAACTTCAGATTTAGGAACGGCAGATCGCTTTGCGAACTACGTTTTGAACTGGAACTACAGCGCTACAGTGAACTACCTATGGGACTACGGCGAGTACCACAAGTTCAACTTCCTCGTAGGTACGGAATTCCAACGTTCTGATGCTTACGGATACAGCACGACTTACTTTGATGTAACAGGTCCTGTTTGGGAGGTCGATTCACTACGTGAAGATGCTGCCAATGTGAACCGTACTGAGAACAACCCTTCTCAATGGTCATTCCTATCGTACTTCGGACGTGTGAACTACACACTGAAAGACAAGTACGTATTCCAAGGTACAGCTCGTGTTGATGGATCATCTCGATTCGGACGTAACAACCGATACGGATTCTTCCCTTCTATTTCGGCTGGATGGATCGTATCTGAAGAGAACTTCATGAAAGGAATTGAGCGTATCAACTTCTTGAAGATTCGCACAAGCTACGGTATCACTGGTAACGCGGCCATTCCTGATTATGCCCGTTTCGGAACCTTCTCGCAAGACAACAACGGTATTCTCTACAACGGACAACCGATTATCTTCCCACTCCAGCTTGCAAACCCTAACCTACGTTGGGAAACTTCAGCAACCTGGGATGCAGGAATTGAACTCGGACTTCTAGACGACCGCATTACGATGGAGTTAGGGGTGTACCGCAAGATGAGCCGTGATGTACTATTGAACGTAAACGTATCACCGAGTACAGGATTCACCAACTACTGGGATAACGTAGCGCAGATCTTGAACCGAGGAGTTGAATTCTCGATTAAGTCGCGCAATGTCGTTGGTAAATTCAACTGGACTACAGACTTGAACATATCTCGTAACTACAATGAGCTCGTTGATATCGGCGACTACACTCCAGACGCTGTTTCTGGTGGTACAAACGATTCACGTGTAATTGTAGGTCAGCCAGTTGGATCTTTCTACTTAGTTGAATTTTCTCACGTTGATCCAGACAATGGACTTCCAGTATATATCGATCTAGAAGGTAACGAAACGTACGACTATGATAACGCCATTCGTAAATACGTAGGTGACGGACTTCCAGATGTTATTGGTGGGGTAACCAACAGTTTCCAATGGAAGAACTGGGATCTATCTGCTTTGATGACATTCAGCATCGGTGCGAAGATCTTCGATTCGTCTTCTAAGCGTCAGCTTGGAGTTGTTACAGATTGGAACATGCGTACAGAGATTTACGATCGCTGGCGTCAGCCTGGTGACTTGAGCACCTTCCCTCGTCTGACACTGGATGAAACTACTTACGGTCTGCCTTCTGGATTCCCTTGGTGGAATACTGACCTTTTCGTGTTTGACGCAAGCTACGTGCGCATGCGTAACCTTACACTTGGGTACAACTTCCAGAACGTGAAAGTGAAGAACCTTGACTTCGATCAGTTCCGCGTAGCGTTCAACGTGACAAACTTGTTCACCTTGACGAACTTCCCAGGACTTGATCCGGAAGTGGTTCGTGACTTTGAGAACGCACAAGACCGTAACCTATCACCGAATGTTACTTACCTCACTCCTCCTCAGGAAAGAGCATACAACATTCAAATCAACATTAGTTTCTAA
- a CDS encoding alpha-amylase family glycosyl hydrolase yields the protein MKNLYIALLAMLLGVNAQSQVVWTEPAFPTQTDQVTLYYDASEGNGDVEGVIPVYAHTGVITNESTGPNDWQYVVGNWGTADSETVMQFQGNNIHTFDFGGQTLEDFYNLPDGIIIEELAFVFRNASGTLVGREADGGDIFFPITDGGFAGSFATPVATSMAIEEDDSIDFEAICSEAADLSITVDGSEVASSNDATELAWTFSGYDAGEYLVEMSADNGMESVTDQVIVVVLPSSPTTAFPPASAELGINYINDTSVLLYLYAPYKDNVFVVGDFNNWEFGLDYLMTKTPDNSAYWIEITGLTPGQEYRFHYHVMPDNMRIADPYSEKILDYWNDPWIEDEVYPNLIEFPAEFTTNDPVGILQTAQEEYNWTDGDYERPEKESLVIYELLVRDFIQDHSMATLLDTLDYIERLGANAIEFMPFNEFEGNNSWGYNPMFFFAPDKYYGTETMYKDFVNECHERGIAIILDIALNHSFGQNPQVRMWFDPSAGEYGQPTSQNPYFNEVPMHDFNVGYDYNHESGVTREFCKRVLEHWITEYHIDGYRMDLSKGFTQNNTLGNVGAWNQYDQSRVDILNDYAGHVWSVDSDAYMILEHFANNDEETALANQGFMLWGNHNHDFNEASMGYSSNFNWASYQQRGWNDPHLIAFAESHDEERLMYKNLLYGNSNGGYDITNMSTALARQEMVHVFLMSIPGPKMMWQFGELGYDYSINTCEDGVTIEEGCRTSPKPIRWDYQDEDDRARVYNVSAAMNLLHTTEAAFSTNNFSLDVGGTGKRIHLNHPEMNVVVAGNFDVVGFDMSPGFQNTGTWYDYFSGESFEVTDVNVSFFFEPGEYHVYTDQPLETPVIDNSIEELEQLSFNAWPNPFRDVINIDLSNFAGQNVTVQLTDITGRTIDTIYAGNASNRSNLSFPITDELGSGMYVIVVDNGSAKYSVPVLRQ from the coding sequence ATGAAAAACCTCTACATCGCCCTGCTGGCGATGCTTTTGGGCGTGAACGCTCAAAGTCAAGTCGTATGGACTGAGCCAGCATTTCCAACTCAAACTGATCAAGTGACCCTATACTATGACGCCAGTGAAGGTAACGGCGACGTAGAAGGAGTTATTCCCGTTTACGCTCACACAGGTGTTATTACCAACGAATCAACCGGTCCGAACGACTGGCAATACGTGGTGGGTAACTGGGGAACTGCAGACAGCGAAACTGTGATGCAATTCCAAGGGAACAACATTCACACTTTTGACTTCGGTGGACAAACACTCGAAGATTTCTACAACCTTCCTGATGGAATCATTATCGAAGAACTCGCTTTTGTATTCCGCAATGCGAGTGGAACACTTGTAGGACGTGAAGCAGATGGTGGAGACATCTTCTTCCCTATTACCGATGGAGGTTTTGCAGGAAGCTTCGCTACGCCAGTAGCTACAAGTATGGCAATCGAAGAAGATGACAGCATCGATTTCGAAGCTATTTGTTCTGAAGCAGCAGATTTAAGTATTACTGTTGACGGCTCAGAAGTAGCATCTTCCAATGACGCAACTGAACTCGCTTGGACCTTCTCTGGCTACGATGCTGGTGAATACCTCGTAGAGATGTCTGCTGATAACGGAATGGAGTCTGTGACAGATCAGGTGATTGTAGTGGTGTTGCCATCATCTCCTACAACGGCCTTCCCACCAGCCTCTGCGGAGCTTGGTATCAACTACATCAACGATACTTCAGTACTGCTCTATCTTTACGCACCCTACAAAGACAACGTATTTGTTGTCGGTGATTTTAATAACTGGGAGTTCGGTCTTGACTATCTCATGACGAAGACTCCAGACAACTCGGCATACTGGATCGAAATCACTGGATTGACCCCAGGTCAAGAGTACCGTTTCCACTACCACGTGATGCCAGATAACATGCGCATCGCAGATCCTTATTCTGAAAAGATCCTTGATTACTGGAACGATCCGTGGATTGAAGATGAAGTTTACCCGAACTTGATTGAATTCCCTGCTGAATTCACAACGAATGATCCAGTAGGTATCCTTCAAACAGCTCAAGAAGAATACAACTGGACAGATGGAGACTACGAACGTCCGGAAAAGGAAAGCCTCGTTATTTACGAATTGCTTGTACGCGATTTCATTCAAGACCACAGCATGGCTACACTTTTGGATACGCTAGATTACATCGAACGTTTAGGAGCCAATGCGATAGAATTCATGCCATTTAATGAGTTCGAAGGCAACAATAGCTGGGGATACAACCCAATGTTCTTCTTCGCTCCAGATAAATACTACGGTACGGAGACGATGTATAAAGACTTCGTAAACGAATGTCACGAACGCGGAATCGCTATCATCCTTGATATCGCCCTCAACCACAGCTTCGGTCAGAACCCACAAGTACGTATGTGGTTTGATCCGTCAGCAGGAGAATACGGACAGCCTACTTCCCAAAACCCTTACTTCAATGAAGTACCGATGCACGATTTCAACGTGGGTTATGACTACAACCACGAATCGGGCGTAACACGAGAATTCTGTAAGCGAGTGCTCGAACACTGGATCACGGAATACCACATCGATGGTTACCGAATGGACTTAAGTAAAGGGTTCACGCAGAATAATACCCTCGGAAACGTAGGTGCTTGGAATCAATATGACCAAAGTCGTGTAGACATTCTGAATGACTACGCCGGTCATGTATGGAGCGTTGATTCAGATGCTTACATGATTCTTGAGCACTTCGCGAACAATGACGAAGAAACGGCGTTAGCGAACCAAGGCTTCATGTTATGGGGTAATCACAACCACGACTTCAATGAAGCGTCAATGGGTTACTCTTCAAACTTCAACTGGGCTTCTTACCAGCAACGAGGGTGGAACGATCCTCACCTCATTGCATTCGCTGAAAGCCATGACGAAGAGCGTTTGATGTACAAAAACCTCCTCTACGGTAACTCAAACGGTGGATACGACATTACGAATATGTCTACTGCCCTAGCTCGCCAAGAAATGGTTCACGTATTCTTGATGTCTATCCCAGGACCAAAGATGATGTGGCAATTTGGAGAACTTGGATATGACTACTCAATCAACACTTGTGAAGATGGAGTGACGATCGAAGAAGGTTGTCGTACATCGCCAAAGCCAATTCGCTGGGATTACCAAGACGAAGACGATCGCGCTCGTGTTTACAATGTTTCAGCAGCAATGAACTTGCTTCACACAACTGAAGCGGCGTTCTCGACGAACAACTTCTCATTAGACGTCGGAGGAACTGGTAAACGAATCCACTTGAATCATCCAGAGATGAATGTGGTTGTTGCAGGAAACTTCGACGTTGTTGGATTCGACATGTCTCCAGGATTCCAGAATACTGGAACGTGGTATGATTACTTCTCTGGAGAGTCATTTGAAGTAACTGATGTCAATGTGTCATTCTTCTTCGAACCAGGAGAATACCATGTATACACAGATCAGCCCCTTGAAACTCCAGTCATTGATAACTCTATCGAGGAATTGGAACAACTTAGCTTTAATGCGTGGCCAAATCCATTCCGCGATGTCATCAACATCGACCTCAGCAATTTCGCCGGACAGAACGTGACTGTTCAGTTGACTGATATTACAGGTCGCACCATTGATACAATCTACGCAGGCAATGCATCGAATCGCTCAAACCTCTCCTTCCCTATTACTGACGAACTAGGAAGCGGGATGTACGTGATCGTTGTTGACAACGGATCTGCGAAGTACAGCGTACCCGTATTGCGCCAATAA
- a CDS encoding alpha-amylase family glycosyl hydrolase translates to MKQLHIVFGLCLFLAACTSEQPAEESTPTHEDHLIGLAKPIRMAYDTTTVYLEDFFGDLSKVESVIMEGDSLEIDASCGCVHITTSPALPLGALTVNYASAEHHIPMIRSEKQAVHMVVELDQDATEVAIAGSINGWNPSATPLYQENGNWACDLILDPGLYEYQVVVDGEWKLDEKNPLSKSNGMGGTNSYFVVGGESSKPHMTALGYTSSSVRYSVEEESTVHYWWEDTFVGSVELLANDEVSFQIPAIAKQKERSVLRIWITNDEKVGNDLYIPLKKGEPITSTADLTRADIHAWTMYFLLVDRFADGNDANNDPVDDPSILPIANHFGGDFSGINEKVASGYFEDLGMNTIWVSPITRNAEGAWGLWDKGITSTFSGYHGYWPVSSTEIDPHFGTDSSFRKLIDDAHAKDMNLIVDYVANHVHQNHPVYQQHPDWATDLYLPDGSLNTERWDEYRLTTWFDTFLPTLDLEREEVYEPMTDSAIYWLENYPIDGFRHDATKHIPEVFWRTLTQKAKQRVLANEERPFFQIGETYGSPELISSYVSTGQLDAQFDFNLYDAMVDAFAKDETSFENLDRVLQESLHYYGSHHLMGNITGNQDRARFISYADGAVDFAEDAKLAGWTRDIENQGAEGYDKLSLLHAFLMTTPGIPCVYYGDEIGMPGGNDPDNRRMMIFDELSAEQQATRDGLAALAKLRNERMSLIYGDIQVQRNDSVMVFTRTYLNEATVVVISKGASVSMAPKEMGTEIISKNASVADDTLNFNGAGYYIGEISK, encoded by the coding sequence ATGAAACAGCTACACATTGTCTTCGGGCTTTGCTTGTTCCTCGCTGCGTGTACATCTGAACAACCCGCAGAAGAATCGACTCCTACACATGAAGATCACCTGATCGGACTAGCGAAGCCCATTCGCATGGCTTACGATACAACGACAGTTTACCTTGAAGACTTCTTTGGCGATCTATCCAAAGTTGAATCAGTTATCATGGAAGGTGATTCATTAGAAATCGATGCATCCTGTGGATGTGTTCACATTACTACTTCACCTGCCCTTCCTCTTGGTGCTTTGACGGTGAATTACGCTAGCGCGGAACACCATATTCCAATGATCCGTTCGGAGAAACAAGCGGTTCACATGGTGGTAGAACTTGATCAGGATGCTACTGAAGTCGCCATTGCTGGTAGCATTAATGGATGGAACCCAAGTGCTACGCCGCTTTATCAGGAAAACGGAAACTGGGCTTGCGACCTTATTCTGGACCCAGGTCTTTACGAATACCAAGTAGTAGTGGATGGAGAATGGAAGCTGGATGAGAAGAATCCTCTGAGCAAGTCGAATGGCATGGGTGGAACTAACTCTTACTTCGTCGTTGGAGGAGAATCATCTAAGCCGCACATGACTGCACTTGGATATACCTCTTCAAGTGTCAGGTACTCGGTAGAAGAAGAAAGTACAGTACACTACTGGTGGGAAGATACTTTTGTTGGATCGGTTGAACTGTTAGCCAATGATGAAGTTAGCTTTCAAATTCCAGCGATAGCAAAACAAAAAGAACGAAGCGTTCTCCGCATTTGGATTACGAATGATGAAAAGGTTGGGAATGATTTGTACATCCCGCTTAAAAAGGGAGAACCTATTACTTCCACGGCTGACCTCACTCGTGCAGACATCCACGCCTGGACTATGTACTTCTTGCTTGTTGACCGCTTTGCTGATGGCAATGACGCAAACAACGACCCAGTCGACGATCCGTCCATCCTTCCGATCGCCAATCACTTTGGAGGAGACTTCTCTGGGATCAATGAAAAAGTAGCTTCTGGTTACTTCGAAGATCTGGGAATGAACACCATCTGGGTATCTCCAATCACCCGAAACGCAGAAGGCGCTTGGGGACTTTGGGACAAAGGTATCACAAGTACATTCAGTGGATACCATGGTTACTGGCCAGTGAGCTCTACGGAGATCGACCCTCATTTTGGAACTGACTCTTCGTTCAGAAAGCTCATTGATGACGCCCATGCAAAAGACATGAACCTCATCGTTGACTACGTTGCAAATCACGTACACCAAAACCACCCAGTATACCAACAACACCCTGATTGGGCAACGGATCTCTACCTGCCTGATGGGTCTCTCAACACAGAACGTTGGGATGAATACCGACTCACGACTTGGTTCGATACCTTCCTCCCTACCCTCGACCTCGAGCGCGAAGAGGTATACGAACCTATGACAGATAGTGCGATCTATTGGCTCGAGAATTACCCAATTGACGGTTTCCGTCATGATGCGACTAAGCATATTCCCGAGGTGTTCTGGCGCACATTGACGCAAAAAGCCAAGCAACGTGTGCTTGCTAATGAGGAGCGTCCATTCTTTCAGATTGGCGAGACTTACGGTAGCCCGGAATTGATCAGCAGCTATGTTTCTACAGGACAACTAGACGCACAGTTCGATTTTAACCTTTACGATGCCATGGTTGACGCCTTCGCCAAGGATGAAACTAGCTTCGAGAACCTTGACCGCGTTCTTCAAGAGAGTCTTCACTATTATGGCTCACACCACTTGATGGGGAACATCACTGGTAATCAAGATCGCGCACGATTTATCTCCTATGCTGACGGTGCAGTAGACTTCGCTGAAGACGCAAAACTCGCAGGATGGACTCGTGACATTGAGAATCAAGGTGCTGAAGGATATGACAAGCTTTCATTGCTCCATGCCTTCCTCATGACGACACCAGGTATTCCTTGTGTTTACTATGGAGACGAAATCGGTATGCCTGGAGGGAATGACCCTGACAACCGTAGAATGATGATCTTCGACGAGCTATCTGCTGAACAACAAGCAACTCGCGATGGACTCGCTGCCCTTGCAAAGCTGAGAAATGAGCGCATGTCGCTTATTTACGGCGATATCCAAGTTCAACGTAACGATAGCGTGATGGTATTTACTCGAACCTATTTGAATGAGGCTACAGTGGTGGTTATTTCAAAAGGTGCGAGTGTCTCTATGGCACCTAAGGAAATGGGAACAGAAATCATCTCAAAAAATGCTTCAGTAGCAGACGATACGCTCAACTTTAACGGAGCGGGTTACTACATTGGAGAGATTTCTAAGTAG
- a CDS encoding T9SS type A sorting domain-containing protein: MKKLSSLLLATAFAIGASAQCDPVTFDGLTSDTMVSDQFQECGMIFSTPGSAELPVTYDYGAGSWGMIMHSSTWYSPIRIDFVDGANGTPLSISSISFSNPIDSEIDVIVLEAYDANDNLLGTYTSNSPEEVVFDYGSPDIFYVILDDVNDESAYVIDNIEIVQNVVSVNESSATLAPRYYPNPFEHTLTVDRIEVGDKIELFDVTGRMVYAEQATSSQIIISGDRLAAGRYLLKIFRDGVPILTEAVKR, translated from the coding sequence ATGAAAAAACTTTCCTCTCTACTCCTTGCAACAGCATTTGCGATTGGTGCTTCGGCACAGTGTGACCCGGTTACTTTTGATGGGTTAACAAGCGACACCATGGTATCTGATCAATTCCAAGAATGTGGAATGATCTTCTCTACCCCAGGAAGCGCAGAACTTCCCGTAACCTACGACTACGGAGCCGGGTCTTGGGGAATGATCATGCACAGCTCAACTTGGTACTCTCCCATCCGCATTGATTTCGTTGACGGAGCGAATGGTACGCCATTGAGTATTTCCAGTATCTCGTTTTCGAATCCTATCGATAGCGAGATCGATGTGATTGTACTCGAAGCTTATGATGCTAATGACAATCTTCTAGGCACCTACACAAGTAACAGCCCGGAGGAGGTCGTTTTCGACTACGGTTCACCTGACATCTTCTATGTTATTCTAGACGATGTCAACGATGAGTCAGCCTATGTCATTGATAACATTGAAATCGTTCAAAACGTAGTGAGCGTCAATGAATCAAGTGCCACACTCGCACCACGCTACTACCCGAATCCATTCGAACATACGCTTACCGTTGACCGCATTGAAGTGGGCGACAAAATCGAACTCTTCGATGTGACTGGCCGCATGGTATATGCCGAGCAAGCTACCTCCTCTCAAATCATCATCTCAGGAGACCGCCTCGCGGCAGGACGCTACCTACTGAAGATTTTCAGAGATGGAGTGCCGATTTTGACGGAGGCGGTGAAACGATAA